The genomic region TACAATCGCGTAGTAGCGCTTTTCGCGATTAAATTTTCGATTAAATTCATAGAGTTTCATGACTAGCGAAACCAACGGCGGAACGAACGGCGGCATCCGGATCCGCGGCAGCATCCCTGCCATCGTCACACCGATGCACGAGGACGGTAGTCTCGATCTGCCGGCGTTTCGAAAGCTGATCGACTGGCACGTCGACGAGGGCTCGAACGGGCTCGTCGTCGTGGGAACGAGCGGCGAATCGGCCACGCTCTCGGTCGAAGAGCACGTTCTGATGGTGCAGACCGCCGTCGAGCATGCGGCGAAGCGCATTCCGATCATCGCGGGCGCGGGCGGCAATTCCACGGCGGAAGCCATCGAGCTGTCGAAGCAGGCGAAGAAGGTCGGCGCCGACGCCACGCTGCAAGTCGTGCCGTATTACAACAAGCCGACGCAAGAGGGCATGTACCGGCACTTCCGCGCCATCGCGCAAGCCGTCGATCTGCCCGTCATCCTTTACAACGTGCCGGGCCGCACCGTTGCCGACATGAGCAACGAGACCATCCTGCGTCTCGCGGAGGTGCCGGGCATCATCGGCGTGAAGGAAGCGACGGGCAATATCGATCGCGCGGCGCATCTCATCAAGCACGCACCGGCGAACTTCGCGATTCTGAGCGGCGACGATCCCACCGCCATCGCGCTGATGCTGCTGGGCGGCCACGGCAATATCTCGGTGACGGCCAACGTTGCGCCCCGTCAGATGAGCGAACTCTGCCGCGCCGCGCTGCAAGGCGATGCCATCACGGCGCGCCGCATCCACCTGAGCCTGCTCGCGCTGCACAAGCAATTGTTCTGCGAATCGAACCCGATTCCGGCGAAATGGGCGCTGCAAGCGCTCGGCCGCATGGAAGGCGGCATTCGCCTGCCGCTCACGCCGCTCGATGCGCGTTTTCACGATGTCGTGCGCGGCGCGCTCCGCGAGGCCGGGCTGCTCGCCTGACCCTGGAAGGCGGCGCTCGACGAATCGATCGCGCCGCCGCCTGGTTCGGAGCCGCCACGCCAATCACCAACCGCGATCTATCGCCCTCGACGACCCGCGCTCGCGCGGGACCGACGCGAGGCAATGCGGTTTCAGCACGTAATCTGCAGCAAAGAAGGACCTCATGAAACATTCCGCTCTTCTTACTCAAGCCAAACGCCTGAGCGTGCTGTCGCTGGGCGCGGGCGTCGTCTTTGCGCTCGCCGGCTGCGATACGCTCAACGACTGGCTCGCGCCGGATCGCGTCAATTACAAGGCGGCTGAAACCGCGCCGGCGCTCAACGTGCCGTCGGATCTGAGCACGGCCGACATCAGCCAGCGCTACGCCGCGCCGCCGCCGATCAACGCGCTCGGCGGTGCTGCCCAGCGCAACGCGACGCCCGCGGGCAACCTGACGCTCGGCGTGCCGAACGCGCAAGACCCCTACGGCATGCACGTCGAGAGCGACGGCGATCGCCGCTGGCTCGTCGTGGACGGCCGTTCGCCCGATCAGATCTGGCCGCAGTTGCAGGAGTTCTGGACGGAAAACGGCTTCACGCTGAAAACCGATTCGGCGCAGCAGGGCATCATGGCGACGGACTGGGCGGAAAACCGCGCGAACATTCCGGACGACTGGTTCAGAAAGAGCGTCGGCAAGCTGCTCGATTTCGCGTATTCGTCGGGCACGCGCGACATGTTCCGCACGCAGGTGGACCGCGCGTCGGACGGCTCGACGGACATCTCCGTCACGCATAGCGCGATGGAAGAAGTGCTGACCGGGCAGGACAAGACGTCATCGCGCTGGGAGACGCGTCCGCGCAATCCCGCGCTCGAAGCCGCGTTCCTCGCGAAGATGATGCAGAAATTCGGCCTGACCGAAGGCCAGTCGAAGCAGCTGATCGCGCAGGCGCGTCCGGCGGGCGCGAAGGTGGCGGTGGAGCAGACGGCGGGCGCATCGACGCTCGATCTCGCCGAGCCGTTCGATCGCGCGTGGCTGCGCGTCGGGCTCGCGCTCGACCGCACCAACTTCACGGTCGACAATCGCGATCGCGACAAGGGCATCTACTACGTGCACTACTCCGATTCGATGGCCGAGCTGAAGAAGGAAGGTCTCTTCGGCAAGCTCTTCTCGAGCAATTCGCCGCGGCCGACGCGCCAGTTCCTCGTGAACGTGCGCTCCAAGGCGGATTCGGTGACGCAGATCGCCGTCGTCGACGCAAACGGTCAGCCGGACAACTCGTCCGATGCGCAGCGCATCGTGTCGCTGCTGCATGCGCAGTTGAACTAGGCGGCGCAACCCATTGTGAGATTCGCCAGTCTGGGCAGCGGCAGTGAGGGCAATGCGTTGCTCGTCGAATCGACGAGCGGCGCGACCACCACGCGCGTGCTGCTCGATTGCGGTTTTTCCGCGAAGGAAGTGGAGCGTCGTCTCGCCCGGCTCGGAACGAGCGCCGAGCAACTCGACGCGATTCTCATCACGCACGAACACACGGACCACATCGGCAGCGCGCTGACGCTGGCGCGCAAATGGTCCATTCCGCTTCATATGAGTTGGGGCACGGCGCGCGCGGTCGGCGCGGACGAAGCCAAGGTCGATCTGCGCGTGCTCTGGGGCGATGAAAGCGTCGCCATCGGCGATGTGAGCGTGTTGCCTTACACCGTTCCCCACGATGCCCGCGAGCCGCTGCAATACGTCTTCTCGGATGGCGCGAGCCGTCTCGGTGTCCTGACGGATGTCGGCGTCGCGACGCCGCATATCACGAGCGTACTGAGCGGCTGCGACGCGCTCGTGCTCGAATCCAATCACGATATCGAGATGCTCGCTGCGAGCCGCTATCCGGCATCGCTGAAGGCGCGCATCGGCGGAACGCATGGACACCTGAATAACGATGCGGCGGCCGCCATTCTGGCGTCGCTCGATCGTTCCAGGCTGCGTCATCTGGTGGCCGCGCATCTGAGCCAGCAAAACAATCTGCCGCACCTCGCGCAGGCGGCGCTCGCGAGTGTGTTGGGCGCGTGTGCGCTGGACATAGTGGTCGCAACGCAAACGGAAGGCTTCGACTGGCTCGCGCTCTGAATGAGTGACCGGCTTTCTCGCCTTCTGCCAGGCGAGACGCAACGGAAACAACGAAGCAGAAGACGCAAAAAAACCGGCTCAAAAGCCGGTTTTTTTGTCTCCGGGCAGCCTGAGCCGCCCGTTGCTCAAAGCCTGATGGCCTTACTGGCTTGCGCCCGATGCCGGAGCAGCAGCCGAAGCAGCAGCGTCCGAAGCTGCGCCAGCAGCCGAAGCTGCGTCGCTTGCAGCGGCCGAAGCGCTCGATGCAGCAGTGTTAGCGTCCGAAGCGGCAGCAGCCGGAGCCGAAGCAGCCGACGAATCGCTTGCAGCGCTCGGAGCAGCCGTATCGCTAGACTTGTTGCATGCAGCCAGGGCAACAGCAGCCAACAGGGATGCTACGAGGAGGGATTTCTTCATGATCACGTCCTTTTATGGTTAAAGGTAAGCAACAGCGCAAAGTACCGGTAATGTGTGCTCCAACACCGACTTGGGCCGCTGTGGAGCCTCACAATTCTTTTTGGGTGTGAGACTTACTACGGCTTGGCCGGAAATTATAGGCATTTTCGTAACGACCGTCGATAAATCAGGGGCCGATACGTTGTCTTTCTCATACAAACTTTCATATTGCGGAACAGCAAAATCCCGGCCTTGCCGATAGCCGCCGACGCTCGCGCGCCAAGCGTTTCAGGCCGATGAGTCCGTCTGAATCCAGCCCGCACGATACCACTCGTGCAGCAGGGATGTCATCGCGGAATCGTCTGTAAGTGTTACAAAGCGTTTCGCCTCCAGACGCCGTGAATCGGCCAACTCCGGCAGCCACTTTCTAGCCTTTGCGGTTAACGCAGCGGCTTCGCCATTAACGAAATACGAGTGCGTGTTGTAGAGCAAATTCGTCTTTCTATCTAGCCTGACGCCAGTCTTTTTCGCGCGCTCCACAAATTTTTGCTCATTTAGCGCGCGACTCGGCGGATCGAAAACCACATTGGCTTTCGGCTCACTCAAGTAACTGCCTAGAAACTCCGCAACGTCCTTTTCATCCCACGTCACCTTTGCAAGGATCGCGCCAACCTGTTCGACGAGCAGTGCGGGCAGCGCGGCCGGTGTTTCCACAGGCGGCTGCGCGGGATCGCGATAGCGCGCGTCGGCCTTCGCGTGTGCCCGCGATGCGTCTTCGCCAATGCGCTCGGCGAGGTGATACAGGAACTGCGCGGTCAGTTCGCGCGAGGACGGCGCGCGAAAACCGATGGAGCACGTCATGCACTCGCCCTCGGCGATGCCGTCGTGCGCGATATGCGGCGGCAGATAAAGCATGTCTCCCGGTTCGAGCACCCACTCTTCCTGCGGCTCGAAGTGCTGTAAAACTTTCAACGGCAAACCGGCTTTTAGCGAGAGATCGCGCTGCGCGCCGATGCGCCAGCGCCGCTTGCCGTGAACTTGCAGCAGGAAGACATCGTAGGAGTCGAAGTGAGGCCCGACGCCGCCGCCGTCGGTGGCGTAGGAGATCATGAGGTCGTCGAGACGCGCGTCGGGGATGAAGCGAAAACGGTTCATCAGCGCATGCGCGCGATCGTGATGCAGGTTCAGGCCTTGCACGAGAAGCGTCCATTCACGCTTCTTCACCGATGGAAGTTCGTCGGGCGCGAACGGTCCATGCTCCAGATCCCAAGCGTTGCGAAAATGGGTGATGAGGCGCGATTCGACGTCATCCTGATCGGCGAGTTCGAACAGTTCTTCGCGCGACAGCGGCGCGGCGATGCCGGGGATCGCCTGGCGGATCAGGAGCGGTTTTTTCTGCCAGTAGCGACGCATGAACTGTCGCGGCGTGCGATTGCCCAACAAGGGCGAAACTTCGTCGGGAAGCGGCGCGCGGGGCGATTCGGAAAGGTTCGGAAGGGGCAAGGCTGTAACGTCTGAGGGCCGCTGACGCATCGTATAATCGAGGCTTGTATCTTGGAGGATTCAATGAAAATTGCGAAAGACACTGTCGTTTCGGTCGCTTACAAGCTATCGGATGCGCAAGGCAATCTGATCGAGGAAAGCGACGAGCCGATGGTCTATCTGCACGGCGGCTATGATGGCACGTTCCCCAAGATCGAGGAAGCGCTCGACGGTCACGAGCCGGGTTTTGAAACGCTCATTCAACTGGAGCCTCAGGACGCGTTCGGC from Caballeronia sp. Lep1P3 harbors:
- a CDS encoding cupin domain-containing protein; protein product: MRQRPSDVTALPLPNLSESPRAPLPDEVSPLLGNRTPRQFMRRYWQKKPLLIRQAIPGIAAPLSREELFELADQDDVESRLITHFRNAWDLEHGPFAPDELPSVKKREWTLLVQGLNLHHDRAHALMNRFRFIPDARLDDLMISYATDGGGVGPHFDSYDVFLLQVHGKRRWRIGAQRDLSLKAGLPLKVLQHFEPQEEWVLEPGDMLYLPPHIAHDGIAEGECMTCSIGFRAPSSRELTAQFLYHLAERIGEDASRAHAKADARYRDPAQPPVETPAALPALLVEQVGAILAKVTWDEKDVAEFLGSYLSEPKANVVFDPPSRALNEQKFVERAKKTGVRLDRKTNLLYNTHSYFVNGEAAALTAKARKWLPELADSRRLEAKRFVTLTDDSAMTSLLHEWYRAGWIQTDSSA
- the bamC gene encoding outer membrane protein assembly factor BamC; this encodes MKHSALLTQAKRLSVLSLGAGVVFALAGCDTLNDWLAPDRVNYKAAETAPALNVPSDLSTADISQRYAAPPPINALGGAAQRNATPAGNLTLGVPNAQDPYGMHVESDGDRRWLVVDGRSPDQIWPQLQEFWTENGFTLKTDSAQQGIMATDWAENRANIPDDWFRKSVGKLLDFAYSSGTRDMFRTQVDRASDGSTDISVTHSAMEEVLTGQDKTSSRWETRPRNPALEAAFLAKMMQKFGLTEGQSKQLIAQARPAGAKVAVEQTAGASTLDLAEPFDRAWLRVGLALDRTNFTVDNRDRDKGIYYVHYSDSMAELKKEGLFGKLFSSNSPRPTRQFLVNVRSKADSVTQIAVVDANGQPDNSSDAQRIVSLLHAQLN
- a CDS encoding MBL fold metallo-hydrolase — encoded protein: MRFASLGSGSEGNALLVESTSGATTTRVLLDCGFSAKEVERRLARLGTSAEQLDAILITHEHTDHIGSALTLARKWSIPLHMSWGTARAVGADEAKVDLRVLWGDESVAIGDVSVLPYTVPHDAREPLQYVFSDGASRLGVLTDVGVATPHITSVLSGCDALVLESNHDIEMLAASRYPASLKARIGGTHGHLNNDAAAAILASLDRSRLRHLVAAHLSQQNNLPHLAQAALASVLGACALDIVVATQTEGFDWLAL
- the dapA gene encoding 4-hydroxy-tetrahydrodipicolinate synthase — its product is MTSETNGGTNGGIRIRGSIPAIVTPMHEDGSLDLPAFRKLIDWHVDEGSNGLVVVGTSGESATLSVEEHVLMVQTAVEHAAKRIPIIAGAGGNSTAEAIELSKQAKKVGADATLQVVPYYNKPTQEGMYRHFRAIAQAVDLPVILYNVPGRTVADMSNETILRLAEVPGIIGVKEATGNIDRAAHLIKHAPANFAILSGDDPTAIALMLLGGHGNISVTANVAPRQMSELCRAALQGDAITARRIHLSLLALHKQLFCESNPIPAKWALQALGRMEGGIRLPLTPLDARFHDVVRGALREAGLLA